Part of the Catalinimonas alkaloidigena genome is shown below.
TAATCTGCCAAATTAGGATTTATATTGATTTCTCCCTGCGGAATTGGCCATTGATAATCAACATCTTCTCTGAAATTCTTTTTGGTAACAAACCAACGGCTGTATGGATCTACCTCATCCCCATCCTGTCGTAAGTTTACAGCATTGGGAAAAGAAGCCCCATAAAAATTACCCTGCAGCACTTCATGAGCAGTTCTCCAGCGGATCAGATCCCAGTAGCGAATACCTTCAAAGGCAAACTCATTTCTGCGCTCTCTCCTTAGGATAGTTCTCAGTGCATCAGGATCTGTTTCGGTCACCGGCGGCATATTGACACTGGCTCTCCCTCTCACCTGATTGATGGTAGCATCTAGCAAAGCCTGATCTATGGGGTCTCCTGCTTCCAGTTTGGCTTCCAGATAGCCTAATAAGATCTCAGCATAACGAATGATCGGCAAGTCAATTCCTGAATTACCCAAATCACCCGAAAAGCTTTCCAGCATAAACTTTTTCATACCGAAGCCGGTACGGGTTGCCTGGCGTGTGGTGGTGAGCTGGTCTATTGAATTTACAGAATCAGGATGTGTGATGTACATCGCCTCTCCAAACTCCTGATTATTCACAAGTACTGTATAGCCAAGACGAGGGTCACGGTTTTCTCGTACATCCTCAGGATTATAAAGTGGATTTTCATAAGAAAAAGGCGTTCCGTCAATGAATTCATAAGATTCTACCAGGCTCCCTAAAGGGTTAAATATATGCCACCCTCCCCGTACTGCCGGGAATCCATGTTGCAAAAGTCCATTCCCCGCCAGATCAGAAAGGTAAATGGTAGAAAAAATAATTTCAGGACTTGTCTCATTGGTACCATTAAACAAACTTTCATAATCCGGGTCAATGCTATGATCACCGAAGTTGATGATGCGCTCATAAGTTGCGGCTGCATCACTAAACTGTTGCTCCGCTAGTTGCATTCGTGCTAAAAAAGCAAGTGCAACCTGTTTAGTAGCCCTCCCAAACTCATTGGCTGGCATTTCTGAGGCCTGGGGCAGTGCATCCACGAGAGAGGAGAATTCATCAATGACATAGGCAACAATCTCGCTTTTGGGAGTTTTTGTCAGTGTATTGGCTTCATCTATACTTAAGGTACTCGTAACCAAGGGTACAGAACCGTAATACTGTGACATATAAAAATACTGTACTGCTCGCATAAAACGGGCTTCCGCTTTCATGCGCTCAATGACCTCAGCGGCAGCAGGGGTTTTGTCAACATTCTCCAGGAAATAATTACTTCGGGCAATTTTCTGATAGCTTCTTTCCCAGTACTGAGCCAGCAGATTGACATTATTAGAATTCATCTGCCCATTACTCAAGCGGCTGAAGGGAGCATTATCCCCACGCC
Proteins encoded:
- a CDS encoding RagB/SusD family nutrient uptake outer membrane protein; this translates as MIHIANLTFKRILPGLMAGMMLFSCADELDLQPLDSFSNETFWTSESNALLALTGVYRGNIQQNNNPEFRVNDWWSYYGLLFLDMATDNAYDRRGDNAPFSRLSNGQMNSNNVNLLAQYWERSYQKIARSNYFLENVDKTPAAAEVIERMKAEARFMRAVQYFYMSQYYGSVPLVTSTLSIDEANTLTKTPKSEIVAYVIDEFSSLVDALPQASEMPANEFGRATKQVALAFLARMQLAEQQFSDAAATYERIINFGDHSIDPDYESLFNGTNETSPEIIFSTIYLSDLAGNGLLQHGFPAVRGGWHIFNPLGSLVESYEFIDGTPFSYENPLYNPEDVRENRDPRLGYTVLVNNQEFGEAMYITHPDSVNSIDQLTTTRQATRTGFGMKKFMLESFSGDLGNSGIDLPIIRYAEILLGYLEAKLEAGDPIDQALLDATINQVRGRASVNMPPVTETDPDALRTILRRERRNEFAFEGIRYWDLIRWRTAHEVLQGNFYGASFPNAVNLRQDGDEVDPYSRWFVTKKNFREDVDYQWPIPQGEININPNLAD